One Candidatus Methylomirabilis sp. genomic window carries:
- a CDS encoding gamma-glutamylcyclotransferase family protein: protein MSHLYFAYGCNMARLHMKRLCPGAKFVSRAILRDHQLAFTRPGGEFGGGTADVKPVKGRVVEGVLWEVTEEHLKTLDEYEEVPRAYERKTVTVEKPDGTPVKAFAYFAVPVGNYAPSRRYMRLLIQGAEEHNLSDPYIAFLESIRTRG from the coding sequence GGCCCGGCTGCACATGAAGCGGCTGTGCCCCGGGGCGAAGTTCGTCAGCCGCGCGATCCTTCGAGACCATCAGCTCGCCTTCACCCGGCCGGGGGGCGAGTTCGGGGGCGGGACCGCGGACGTCAAGCCGGTGAAGGGCCGGGTTGTAGAGGGGGTCCTCTGGGAGGTGACGGAGGAGCACCTGAAGACCCTGGACGAGTACGAGGAGGTCCCCCGGGCCTACGAGCGCAAGACGGTGACGGTGGAGAAGCCGGACGGGACGCCGGTGAAGGCCTTCGCCTACTTTGCCGTCCCGGTGGGGAATTACGCCCCCTCCCGGCGCTACATGCGCCTCCTCATCCAGGGGGCGGAGGAGCACAACCTCTCGGATCCCTACATCGCATTCCTCGAATCCATTCGGACCCGGGGGTAG